Proteins from one Primulina huaijiensis isolate GDHJ02 chromosome 18, ASM1229523v2, whole genome shotgun sequence genomic window:
- the LOC140964800 gene encoding ycf3-interacting protein 1, chloroplastic-like isoform X2, with the protein MGGYGMSRPPWLTVPPCFNQRSSPPVCLFNLPFTRIIGGSRRRNRSISGLVFVNKEDTFSTPVTAEEQTEEDGDPDPQDLEYVSKIKSILELLKKNRDMLFNEVKLTIMIEDPRDVERRRLLGIDDENAPTRDDLADALVQVEAPKKKPSKSLYAKVTDTGVNVKEASKRLNIDWDSAAEFENAETDDLEVPPAVGYGALYLVTAFPVIIGISVVLILFYNSLQ; encoded by the exons ATGGGGGGTTACGGTATGTCGCGTCCGCCGTGGCTGACGGTACCACCATGTTTCAACCAAAGAAGCTCGCCGCCCGTGTGTTTGTTTAACCTCCCCTTTACCAGAATCATAGGTGGCTCGAGGCGGAGAAATCGCTCCATTTCTGGGTTGGTATTCGTCAACAAGGAAGATACCTTCTCCACTCCTGTAACCGCCGAAGAACAAACCGAAGAAGATGGCGACCCAGATCCTCAGGACCTTGAATATGTCTCCAAAATTAAATCA ATTTTGGAGCTTCTCAAGAAAAACAGGGACATGCTCTTCAACGAG GTTAAATTGACTATTATGATAGAAGATCCCAGAGATGTTGAGCGGAGGCGTCTGCTGGGCATTGATGACGAAAATGCCCCGACCAGGGATGATCTGGCAGATGCTTTAGTACAG gTTGAAGCGCCAAAGAAAAAACCTAGCAAATCTTTATATGCAAAAGTCACAGATACTGGTGTGAATGTAAAAGAGGCTTCTAAGAGGCTAAATATAGATTGGGATTCAGCTGCTGAGTTTGAAAATGCTGAAACAGATGATTTGGAAGTGCCACCTGCAGTG GGATACGGAGCTCTTTACTTGGTTACGGCGTTTCCCGTCATTATCGGTATCTCTGTTGTGTTGATTCTATTTTACAACTCTCTCCAATAG
- the LOC140964800 gene encoding ycf3-interacting protein 1, chloroplastic-like isoform X1 codes for MGGYGMSRPPWLTVPPCFNQRSSPPVCLFNLPFTRIIGGSRRRNRSISGLVFVNKEDTFSTPVTAEEQTEEDGDPDPQDLEYVSKIKSILELLKKNRDMLFNEVKLTIMIEDPRDVERRRLLGIDDENAPTRDDLADALVQVNEGKIPKNSIALQMLAEEMIQWPDLEVEAPKKKPSKSLYAKVTDTGVNVKEASKRLNIDWDSAAEFENAETDDLEVPPAVGYGALYLVTAFPVIIGISVVLILFYNSLQ; via the exons ATGGGGGGTTACGGTATGTCGCGTCCGCCGTGGCTGACGGTACCACCATGTTTCAACCAAAGAAGCTCGCCGCCCGTGTGTTTGTTTAACCTCCCCTTTACCAGAATCATAGGTGGCTCGAGGCGGAGAAATCGCTCCATTTCTGGGTTGGTATTCGTCAACAAGGAAGATACCTTCTCCACTCCTGTAACCGCCGAAGAACAAACCGAAGAAGATGGCGACCCAGATCCTCAGGACCTTGAATATGTCTCCAAAATTAAATCA ATTTTGGAGCTTCTCAAGAAAAACAGGGACATGCTCTTCAACGAG GTTAAATTGACTATTATGATAGAAGATCCCAGAGATGTTGAGCGGAGGCGTCTGCTGGGCATTGATGACGAAAATGCCCCGACCAGGGATGATCTGGCAGATGCTTTAGTACAG GTAAATGAaggaaaaattccaaaaaatagTATTGCTTTGCAAATGCTAGCTGAGGAAATGATTCAGTGGCCTGATTTGGAG gTTGAAGCGCCAAAGAAAAAACCTAGCAAATCTTTATATGCAAAAGTCACAGATACTGGTGTGAATGTAAAAGAGGCTTCTAAGAGGCTAAATATAGATTGGGATTCAGCTGCTGAGTTTGAAAATGCTGAAACAGATGATTTGGAAGTGCCACCTGCAGTG GGATACGGAGCTCTTTACTTGGTTACGGCGTTTCCCGTCATTATCGGTATCTCTGTTGTGTTGATTCTATTTTACAACTCTCTCCAATAG
- the LOC140965295 gene encoding probable purine permease 4 codes for MPDQTSPETPPPPAKEGIQLSLINNETSKLEVEADHGVFIKIQGAVPEAQGNAKEGAANAHHTLLLLINYACLFVGSVSSSLITKFYFIHKGSSRWVSTWIQSAGFPILLLPIYLPYYMSKSSDQRRPFSGFTLKIFLLSIIVGVFMGLNNLLFSWGTSYLPVSTSSLVLSSQLAFNLVLSMILVKQKASFTSLNCVLLLTVSSVLVGLGSSHDKPPSLTRSEYLVGFLSTIGAGLLFALYLPVMELIYRKVDCYGMVLEMQLVMEMAATVLATVGMGAAHGGFSVMKVESTRVFDKGSAAYWSTVASTLIAWQLCFVGTAGIVFLTTSLTGGICMTALLGANIVGGVIVYGDKFGGMKAVSTVLCVWGFFSYLYGMYAKNYKKPSYPSSNNLTA; via the coding sequence ATGCCCGACCAAACTTCACCGGAGACACCACCACCACCGGCTAAAGAAGGAATACAACTTTCTCTAATTAACAATGAAACAAGTAAACTTGAGGTTGAAGCAGATCATGGGGTGTTCATCAAGATCCAAGGAGCAGTGCCTGAAGCACAAGGAAACGCAAAAGAAGGAGCTGCTAATGCCCACCACACTCTTCTTCTACTGATAAATTACGCCTGTCTGTTTGTGGGTTCGGTTTCTTCGAGCTTAATCACCAAGTTCTACTTCATTCACAAAGGTTCCAGCAGATGGGTCTCAACATGGATTCAGTCCGCCGGTTTTCCTATCCTGCTGCTTCCAATATATCTCCCTTACTATATGTCCAAATCTTCTGATCAGAGGAGACCTTTCTCTGGATTCACTCTCAAGATTTTTCTTCTGTCCATCATTGTGGGTGTCTTTATGGGTCTCAACAACCTTCTTTTTTCTTGGGGGACTTCGTATCTACCCGTCTCCACGTCCTCTCTTGTCCTGTCTTCCCAACTGGCTTTCAATCTCGTGCTCTCTATGATTTTAGTGAAACAAAAGGCGTCCTTCACAAGCCTCAATTGCGTCCTACTCTTGACTGTTAGTTCGGTGCTCGTAGGCTTGGGTTCCAGCCACGACAAACCCCCTAGTTTGACTCGATCCGAATACTTGGTGGGATTCCTGTCAACTATAGGTGCAGGATTGCTGTTCGCTTTGTACCTCCCGGTGATGGAGCTAATATACAGGAAAGTGGACTGCTACGGTATGGTGCTGGAGATGCAGCTGGTGATGGAAATGGCGGCAACGGTGTTAGCAACTGTAGGCATGGGTGCGGCGCATGGTGGATTTTCCGTGATGAAGGTTGAGAGCACAAGGGTGTTCGATAAAGGTTCCGCTGCATACTGGTCGACTGTGGCGTCGACCTTGATTGCATGGCAATTGTGCTTCGTGGGAACGGCGGGAATAGTGTTCTTGACAACATCGTTGACGGGAGGGATATGCATGACGGCGCTGCTGGGCGCGAACATTGTGGGTGGCGTTATAGTGTACGGGGATAAGTTCGGCGGAATGAAGGCGGTGTCCACGGTGCTCTGCGTCTGGGGTTTCTTCTCCTATTTGTACGGCATGTATGCCAAGAACTACAAAAAACCAAGTTATCCATCCAGTAACAATCTGACGGCGTAG
- the LOC140964691 gene encoding uncharacterized protein yields MKYVLVTGGVVSGLGKGVTASSIGLILKACGLRVTSIKIDPYLNTDAGTMSPFEHGEVFVLDDGGEVDLDLGNYERFLDIKLTRDNNITTGKIYQAVIEKERRGDYLGQTVQVVPHITDAIQEWIERVAAISVDGNEGPADVCVIELGGTIGDIESMPYMEALGQFSYRVGDGNFCLIHVSLVPVLTVVGEQKTKPTQHSVRGLRSLGLTPNILACRSTLELDGNVKEKISRFCHVPIDNIITLYDVSNIWHIPLLLRNQKAHEAILKVLNLNGGAREPALEEWTSRASLCDMLREPVRIAMVGKYTGLADSYLSVLQALLHASVACHRKLCVDWVPASDLENATAEENPDGYQIAWNLLKGADAILVPGGFGDRGVEGKILAAKYARENRVPYLGICLGMQIAVIEFARSVLGLPDANSTEFDPNTQNPCIIFMPEGSKTHMGGTMRLGSRRTFFQGSASKSAKLYGNLSFIDERHRHRYEVNPDMVLQLEDAGLTFTGKDESGCRMEIVELPNHPYFVGVQFHPEFKSRPGKPSALFLGLVAATCGQLDVLLKKSMAKCSCRMSNGSSTAKAYAYESSAKLVNGSLGGIFRNGNGLHV; encoded by the exons ATGAAGTACGTTTTGGTGACGGGAGGAGTTGTGAGCGGTCTTGGCAAAGGGGTCACCGCCAGCAGTATAGGTCTCATCCTCAAGGCCTGTGGACTCCGGGTTACTTCCATCAAAATTG ATCCTTACCTGAATACTGATGCTGGAACCATGTCTCCGTTCGAGCACGGGGAGGTATTTGTCCTTGATGACGGTGGAGAG gtGGACTTGGACCTTGGAAACTATGAGCGGTTTTTGGATATAAAATTGACGCGAGATAATAATATAACAACTGGAAAAATATACCAG GCTGTTATTGAGAAGGAAAGAAGGGGAGATTATCTGGGACAAACAGTTCAG GTTGTACCTCATATAACTGATGCAATTCAAGAATGGATTGAACGTGTGGCAGCAATATCAGTAGATGGAAATGAAGGTCCGGCAGATGTCTGTGTCATAGAGTTGGGTGGAACTATTG gtgatattgaaTCAATGCCTTACATGGAGGCTCTTGGACAATTTTCATATCGTGTAG GTGATGGAAATTTTTGTTTGATTCATGTTAGCTTAGTGCCTGTTCTAACCGTCGTTGGCGAGCAG AAAACCAAGCCAACTCAACATAGTGTCAGGGGATTAAGAAGCTTGGGCCTGACTCCAAATATTCTGGCATGCCGCAGCACATtg GAACTTGATGGAAATGTCAAGGAaaaaatttcccgtttttgcCACGTTCCG ATTGACAACATTATCACGCTATATGATGTTTCTAATATTTGGCATATACCTTTGCTTTTGCGA aaccagaaagctcacgAGGCAATTTTGAAGGTCTTGAACCTCAATGG TGGTGCTAGAGAACCTGCTTTGGAGGAATGGACATCCAGGGCTAGCCTATGTGATATGTTGCGTGAGCCT GTTAGAATTGCCATGGTCGGAAAATACACTGGACTTGCTGATTCTTATCTCTCTGTGCTGCAG GCTCTTTTGCATGCTTCTGTTGCCTGCCACAGGAAATTGTGTGTAGATTGGGTACCTGCTAGTGATCTTGAAAATGCAACTGCGGAAGAG AATCCTGATGGTTATCAAATTGCTTGGAATTTGTTGAAG GGGGCTGATGCCATACTAGTTCCTGGAGGGTTTGGTGACAGAGGAGTAGAGGGAAAAATTCTTGCTGCAAAGTATGCTCGTGAAAATAGGGTCCCTTATCTTGGGATATGCCTAGGAATGCAAATTGCTGTGATTGAGTTTGCTAGATCAGTCCTTGGGCTACCCGATGCAAACAGTACCGAATTTGATCCCAACACTCAGAACccttgtattatttttatgccTGAG GGTTCGAAAACCCATATGGGAGGTACAATGCGGCTTGGATCAAGGAGGACGTTTTTTCAAGGTTCCGCAAGTAAATCAGCAAAACT ATATGGAAATCTAAGCTTTATTGATGAGAGGCATAGACACAGATATGAG GTAAATCCAGATATGGTCTTACAACTTGAAGATGCTGGTCTCACTTTTACTGGCAAAGATGAAAGTGGTTGTCGTATGGAG ATTGTCGAGCTGCCTAATCATCCTTACTTTGTCGGTGTTCAGTTTCACCCTGAATTCAAATCAAGACCAGGGAAGCCTTCTGCCCTTTTCTTAG GATTGGTAGCAGCAACCTGTGGGCAGCTGGACGTTCTTTTGAAGAAAAGTATGGCAAAGTGTTCATGTAGGATGAGCAATGGTTCCTCAACAGCAAAGGCTTATGCATATGAGAGCTCAGCTAAGTTAGTTAACGGCTCTTTGGGTGGAATTTTCCGCAATGGAAATGGTTTGCATGTTTGA